In the genome of Olsenella profusa DSM 13989, one region contains:
- a CDS encoding UvrD-helicase domain-containing protein, protein MSNAEDRKRIIVAGAGAGKTTLLRNIAVERYANKSVLYLTYTDANASEFRAAVIAALGHLPANITIMTWFSFLLAHGVRPFRAQNFTHRVDRMLFNNQEPRRRRGVTRGMEEYFCAKPGVVHRTSLADLAVYCNEQWGGEVINRICAIYDVILVDEAQDFAGYDYDFILAMMDCADNMVVVGDPRQQTYRTGWKAKYKNLQHIFEFFERRTSYDLDTTTLSVTHRCSADVMDYANRLYSEYQPVIPSDERLAKPQGKVTVLEKKDFAAWVATRAELPTVLTWNKNVAGTVGCHRINMGESKGLTLGDVVIFATGEMKKWIEGKPAKLEGTTKAKFYVALTRARGDLCLVI, encoded by the coding sequence ATGAGTAATGCTGAAGACCGCAAGAGAATAATCGTTGCTGGCGCAGGCGCTGGCAAGACGACTCTGCTCCGTAACATTGCAGTCGAACGCTATGCCAATAAGAGTGTGCTATATCTGACCTACACCGATGCGAACGCTAGCGAGTTTCGTGCTGCAGTTATTGCCGCGCTTGGGCACCTTCCTGCAAACATAACCATCATGACCTGGTTCTCTTTCCTGCTCGCCCATGGTGTAAGGCCATTTCGCGCTCAGAATTTCACGCATCGAGTCGATCGCATGCTCTTCAATAACCAAGAGCCACGTCGCCGCAGGGGCGTTACTCGCGGTATGGAGGAATACTTCTGCGCCAAGCCGGGCGTTGTACACAGAACTTCTCTTGCTGATTTGGCTGTCTACTGCAATGAGCAATGGGGCGGCGAGGTCATTAATCGGATATGCGCAATCTACGATGTCATCCTGGTAGATGAGGCACAGGATTTCGCTGGTTATGATTACGATTTCATCCTTGCTATGATGGACTGTGCTGACAACATGGTGGTCGTAGGCGACCCGAGGCAGCAGACCTACCGAACAGGCTGGAAAGCCAAATACAAGAACCTGCAGCATATCTTCGAGTTCTTTGAACGTCGTACATCGTACGACTTGGATACCACTACTCTCTCGGTTACACACAGGTGCTCAGCAGACGTAATGGACTATGCCAACCGGCTCTACAGCGAATATCAGCCGGTTATACCGAGTGATGAGCGACTCGCAAAGCCGCAAGGCAAAGTCACTGTGCTGGAAAAGAAAGATTTCGCTGCATGGGTCGCCACAAGAGCAGAGCTGCCCACTGTATTGACATGGAACAAAAATGTCGCAGGTACCGTTGGCTGTCATAGGATAAACATGGGCGAATCGAAGGGGCTTACGCTTGGCGATGTTGTCATATTCGCGACGGGCGAAATGAAGAAGTGGATTGAAGGCAAGCCTGCAAAACTTGAGGGCACAACTAAAGCGAAGTTCTATGTTGCCCTAACGAGAGCGCGTGGTGATCTCTGCCTTGTCATATAG
- a CDS encoding ATP-dependent nuclease, which yields MSMPTGEPSPKFDIEKVIISGFKRIREPLTVDMIRQLSILVGDNGVGKSTILEAIHLALTGLYRGEPIQRVLSQALFNNDDVAAFIAAACSGDFSRLPIIKIEVYLSGGDGHDAEYLSGAVNSEKSKHCGFTFSVLFDEDYRDELESLPESSLKSLPIEYYEAKWMTFGDGPITPRKIPVRSVMINPAGDWRGSRVDERAARVLLNGLDEKHQMALAQEARIAFDAWSAKDALKKANGSLPTIGIEGIGDIDITTDHGTTDSWKKNIVVRLESVPYGHIGAGAQSMMQTGIALGKERPEKTTLLLFEEPENHLSHTNLSKLIRLIADGADGRKVIVTTHSSYVANVLGLENLQIVGGDSRQPYCSPLVDLSPETLRFFKKLPGYDTLRLVLSRAAILVEGSSDELIVQLAYRQTHNNRLPIEDGIDAISVGSGFLRFLEIASSIKKRVLVLTDNDGDTAALDKKYADFSSDDHVHLGYVRDEFEPDDPTDIDPDKKLNWNTLEAEMLRKNGFENLENILGRKDDCKASLLKYMEGNKTDTALELFDAGANVLIPDYISDGIGWLDE from the coding sequence ATGAGTATGCCGACAGGAGAACCTAGCCCGAAATTTGACATAGAAAAGGTCATTATCAGCGGGTTTAAGCGCATTCGCGAGCCGTTGACTGTCGATATGATACGTCAACTGAGCATACTCGTAGGCGATAATGGCGTTGGGAAGAGCACTATCCTCGAAGCAATACACCTTGCCCTTACGGGCTTATACCGAGGAGAGCCCATCCAACGAGTTCTTTCGCAGGCGTTATTTAACAATGATGACGTCGCTGCATTTATCGCCGCCGCGTGCTCGGGCGACTTTTCAAGGCTTCCCATAATCAAGATTGAGGTGTACCTCAGTGGCGGCGATGGGCATGACGCTGAATACCTTTCAGGTGCCGTCAATTCCGAGAAGAGTAAGCATTGCGGATTCACGTTCTCTGTCCTTTTCGATGAGGACTATCGTGACGAGCTCGAAAGCTTGCCCGAAAGCAGCCTCAAGAGCCTGCCTATCGAATACTACGAGGCAAAGTGGATGACCTTCGGGGACGGGCCGATTACGCCTCGAAAGATTCCCGTTCGGTCCGTGATGATCAACCCTGCCGGAGACTGGCGGGGCAGCAGGGTGGACGAGCGCGCAGCCCGCGTCCTTCTTAATGGATTGGATGAGAAACACCAGATGGCGCTAGCCCAAGAAGCCCGCATTGCTTTCGATGCATGGAGTGCCAAAGATGCGCTTAAGAAAGCCAATGGCTCACTGCCAACCATTGGTATCGAAGGCATTGGTGACATTGACATCACCACCGATCATGGCACGACGGACTCTTGGAAGAAAAATATCGTTGTTCGTCTTGAAAGCGTACCTTATGGGCATATCGGCGCGGGAGCGCAGAGTATGATGCAGACTGGCATCGCTCTAGGCAAGGAACGCCCAGAAAAGACAACTCTGCTTCTCTTCGAGGAGCCTGAGAACCATCTTTCCCATACAAATCTGAGCAAACTCATCAGGTTGATTGCTGATGGTGCGGATGGCCGTAAGGTCATCGTAACGACCCATTCGAGCTATGTGGCAAACGTGCTTGGCCTTGAGAACTTGCAAATCGTAGGCGGCGATTCACGACAGCCTTATTGCTCTCCGCTCGTAGACCTTTCCCCGGAAACGCTGAGATTCTTCAAGAAACTGCCTGGATACGACACCTTAAGGCTCGTGCTCTCGCGGGCGGCAATCCTGGTAGAGGGTTCTTCAGACGAGTTAATCGTACAGTTGGCATATCGGCAAACCCACAACAACAGGCTGCCAATCGAGGATGGAATTGACGCCATTTCTGTCGGAAGCGGCTTTCTCCGATTCCTTGAGATCGCGAGTTCCATTAAAAAGCGCGTGCTTGTTCTTACCGACAATGACGGCGATACCGCAGCCCTCGATAAGAAGTATGCCGACTTTTCCTCAGATGACCATGTGCACTTAGGCTACGTTCGAGATGAATTTGAGCCGGACGATCCGACTGACATAGACCCGGATAAGAAGCTCAATTGGAATACCCTTGAAGCAGAGATGTTGAGAAAGAATGGCTTCGAAAACCTTGAGAACATCTTGGGTCGAAAAGACGACTGCAAAGCAAGCCTTCTCAAATATATGGAAGGGAACAAGACCGATACTGCTCTTGAGCTATTTGATGCTGGCGCAAACGTCCTCATTCCCGACTATATAAGCGACGGGATAGGTTGGCTCGATGAGTAA